Proteins found in one Kluyveromyces marxianus DMKU3-1042 DNA, complete genome, chromosome 2 genomic segment:
- the PAH1 gene encoding phosphatidate phosphatase PAH1: protein MQYVGRAFDSVSKTWSSINPATLSGAIDVIVVEHPDGELACSPFHVRFGKFQILKPSQKKVEVIVNGHLTDIPMKLGDSGEAYFVFETLAELDDIPEELISSPVASAASSPETKPHTKDSLEEPDFLDINEAKIERPATPTRIQRITKRLTQREIPSTVDNNGDLLLDIEGYKTSKNKVNDTNELLKQLLHDELGEDIDLSEYVREDEKGNIRIVNPEDSHWANSPPNSPPMTSSDSLYSEQQSIVGDSSSHESTPSVSTDTTKSATSTREDNSARYIKTIRLTSKQLKCLDLSEGENDLVFSVDKGRALVSAKLFYWKWDDPIVISDIDGTITKSDALGHVMTMIGKDWTHPGVAKLFTEIRGNGYNIMYLTARTAGQSDSTRSYLRSIVQDGCTLPIGPVILSPDRTIAALRREVILKKPEVFKIACLKDMKALYFPDSNDHGDDSDEIPTPFIAGFGNRITDALSYRAVGIPSSRIFTINPDGEVHMELLELAGYKSSYIHINELVDHFFPPVKKHPMLVVDDARSMSTTPGSPYGTHGVMTDEKSFYRANDDKYSDVNFWREPIPDLDDLSDLDEEETEKQETEKQKPTPWKAPINETIRKANKSVALSSISNNKKTIKQVENYNKSNEDDDDDKNDNVKNKNEHINNHEISATESTSRRTSDVNNIGQRMYLDLGSPLSSPIIRNQDSDLDLNLSKIQDDTPAAEYNESSPTPKNKAKSMHRHSSSEKSILTLDHFSKHTPSTLEMQPVNVYNDGAGPVMDRLQLDTIRKAGSRRSSEVVDPLMAQEEQPLHAGSIADSDTPRAFSDNDSSQTEIESENNSDDEYEDEFDEDEDEF, encoded by the coding sequence ATGCAGTACGTGGGGAGAGCCTTTGATTCGGTTTCGAAGACGTGGTCTTCAATCAATCCTGCAACATTATCAGGAGCTATCGATGTTATTGTGGTTGAGCACCCAGATGGAGAATTGGCGTGTTCTCCATTTCACGTTAGATTTGGGAAGTTCCAGATACTAAAACCCtctcaaaagaaggttgaagTGATTGTAAATGGCCATCTAACTGATATTCCGATGAAGTTGGGGGATTCTGGAGAAGCATACTTTGTTTTCGAGACTTTGGCAGAATTAGATGATATTCCTGAAGAATTAATTTCTTCACCTGTAGCGAGCGCTGCTAGTAGTCCGGAGACTAAGCCCCATACCAAAGATTCCTTAGAAGAACCGGATTTCTTGGATATCAATGAAGCTAAGATAGAAAGGCCAGCAACTCCGACCcgaattcaaagaattaCCAAGAGGTTGACTCAAAGAGAGATTCCATCGACAGTGGACAATAACGGCGATCTATTATTGGATATAGAAGGTTATAAGACTAGTAAGAACAAAGTAAATGATACGAATGAGCTGTTAAAACAACTTTTGCATGATGAATTGGGGGAGGACATTGATTTATCGGAGTACGTAAGAGAGGATGAGAAGGGAAACATTAGAATAGTGAATCCAGAAGATAGTCATTGGGCCAATTCACCACCTAACTCGCCTCCAATGACATCTTCGGACTCTTTGTATTCTGAACAGCAGTCTATAGTAGGAGATTCCTCTTCACACGAAAGTACCCCTTCCGTCAGCACAGACACAACAAAAAGCGCAACATCAACTAGAGAAGACAATTCTGCGCGCTACATTAAGACCATCAGACTAACGTCAAAACAGCTAAAATGTTTGGACTTATCAGAGGGAGAAAATGACCTAGTTTTTTCCGTAGATAAAGGTCGCGCCCTAGTTTCTGCCAAACTCTTTTATTGGAAGTGGGATGACCCTATCGTGATTTCAGACATAGACGGAACTATAACCAAATCCGATGCATTGGGTCATGTCATGACCATGATTGGAAAGGACTGGACACACCCTGGCGTTGCTAAACTCTTCACGGAAATTAGAGGAAATGGTTATAACATAATGTATTTAACTGCAAGAACAGCAGGTCAGTCGGACTCTACAAGATCTTATTTGAGGAGTATAGTGCAGGATGGTTGTACATTACCTATTGGGCCTGTTATCTTATCTCCGGATAGAACTATTGCAGCTCTAAGAAGAGAGGTCATTCTAAAGAAACCTGAGGTCTTTAAGATTGCGTGTCTAAAAGATATGAAAGCATTGTACTTCCCCGATTCCAACGATCATGGTGATGATTCTGATGAAATTCCTACTCCCTTTATCGCAGGATTTGGAAATCGTATTACTGATGCATTGTCATATAGGGCTGTTGGGATCCCTAGTTCCCGAATTTTTACCATTAATCCAGACGGTGAAGTTCATATGGAATTATTGGAATTGGCGGGTTATAAGAGTTCGTACATCCATATTAATGAACTAGTCGACCATTTCTTTCCGCCGGTTAAAAAACATCCAATGTtggttgttgatgatgctAGAAGCATGTCAACAACTCCTGGATCCCCATATGGTACTCACGGTGTGATGACAGATGAAAAATCATTTTATCGTGCAAATGATGACAAGTATTCAGATGTTAATTTCTGGAGAGAACCCATTCCAGATCTAGATGATCTTTCGGACctcgatgaagaagaaactgaGAAGCAAGAAACTGAGAAGCAAAAGCCTACTCCATGGAAAGCACCAATCAATGAAACTATAAGAAAAGCCAATAAAAGTGTCGCATTAAGTTCTATATcaaacaacaagaagacaaTAAAGCAAGTTGAGAATTATAATAAGAGTAAcgaggatgatgatgatgataagAATGATAAtgtaaagaataaaaatgaaCACATAAATAATCACGAAATTTCCGCTACCGAGTCGACATCACGTAGAACAAGTGATGTTAACAATATTGGTCAAAGAATGTACCTGGATCTGGGTTCGCCACTATCATCACCAATAATCAGAAACCAGGATTCGGATCTGGATCTGAACTTGTCCAAAATTCAAGATGATACCCCAGCGGCCGAATATAATGAATCGAGTCCTACAccaaaaaacaaagcaaAGTCAATGCATCGTCATTCCTCTAGTGAAAAGAGCATTTTGACGCTTGATCATTTTTCCAAGCATACACCATCTACGTTGGAAATGCAGCCAGTGAATGTCTACAATGATGGCGCTGGTCCCGTTATGGATAGATTACAGCTAGATACTATACGCAAAGCTGGATCTCGACGTTCATCGGAGGTAGTCGATCCTCTAATGGCTCAAGAAGAGCAACCATTACACGCAGGTTCAATCGCAGATTCAGACACACCACGTGCATTTTCAGACAATGACTCCTCCCAAACGGAGATCGAGTCAGAAAATAATTCAgatgatgaatatgaagatgagttcgatgaagatgaggacGAATTCTAa
- the MME1 gene encoding Mme1p: MLSLSSSIPVVGTHEHPSEGIFKSQLPSKRHGSSLPPPAGEEDGKSDETVYSPILHCMLAGGIGGAIGDSAMHSLDTVKTRQQGAPTVQKYKNMIGAYRTIFVEEGLPKGLYGGYSGAMLGSFPSAAIFFATYEFTKRKMIGEWEINETFSHLTAGFLGDFVSSFVYVPSEVLKTRLQLQGRFNNPHFHSGYNYKNLSDAIKTIIRQEGWATLFFGYKATLSRDLPFSGLQFAFYEKFRQIAYSVEQKTLDQDLSLTNEIFTGAAAGGLAGIITTPLDVVKTRIQTQLPDIPENASQKQLKRQKTLTNSISRGLVTVFKTEGVAGLFSGVGPRFIWTSVQSSIMLLLYQIALKTLDSKMSTDDCLE; encoded by the coding sequence ATGTTGTCTCTATCCTCTTCCATTCCTGTAGTAGGGACTCACGAGCACCCTAGTGAGGGGATATTTAAGTCCCAGCTTCCTTCGAAGCGTCACGGCTCATCTCTGCCTCCGCCAGCGGGCGAGGAAGATGGAAAATCCGATGAAACTGTATACTCGCCGATCCTTCATTGTATGTTAGCCGGAGGTATTGGAGGGGCCATAGGAGACTCTGCAATGCACTCATTGGACACCGTTAAGACCAGGCAGCAGGGTGCGCCAACTGTTCagaaatacaaaaacaTGATTGGTGCTTATAGAACTATCTTTGTTGAGGAAGGGTTGCCCAAGGGTTTATATGGAGGATACTCTGGTGCAATGCTCGGATCTTTCCCCAGCGCAGCTATCTTCTTCGCGACGTATGAGTTTACCAAGAGGAAAATGATCGGGGAATGGGAGATTAACGAGACGTTTTCGCACTTGACTGCTGGGTTCCTTGGTGATTTCGTTAGCAGTTTCGTTTACGTTCCGAGCGAAGTGTTAAAGACTCGTTTGCAGTTACAAGGCCGCTTCAACAACCCGCACTTCCACAGTGGCTACAATTATAAGAACCTCTCAGATGCAATTAAAACTATCATAAGGCAAGAAGGTTGGGctactcttttttttggataCAAGGCAACTTTGAGCCGTGATCTACCGTTTTCGGGCCTTCAATTTGCATTCTACGAGAAGTTCAGACAAATTGCATATTCTGTTGAGCAAAAAACACTCGACCAGGATCTTTCGCTCACTAATGAAATTTTTACCGGTGCCGCAGCGGGCGGTTTGGCTGGTATAATAACCACCCCTCTGGATGTTGTGAAAACTAGAATTCAAACCCAATTACCAGATATCCCAGAGAACGCTTCACAAAAGCAActgaaaagacaaaagacGCTAACAAACTCCATATCTAGAGGGCTTGTCACTGTCTTCAAAACTGAAGGTGTCGCAGGTCTTTTCAGCGGAGTCGGTCCGCGGTTCATATGGACAAGTGTACAGAGCAGTATCATGCTTCTACTGTATCAGATTGCATTGAAAACACTAGACAGTAAAATGTCCACCGATGACTGTCTGGAGTAA